A portion of the Calliphora vicina chromosome 5, idCalVici1.1, whole genome shotgun sequence genome contains these proteins:
- the LOC135959815 gene encoding putative uncharacterized protein DDB_G0287457 — MSLVKNVAGKNIAATCRWLQQHVSGKNVAATCSNSILIRKMWQQHVAGENVASTSRISYTQQQNIKPLLHQQKQQQNQPAADDSNQPASSIWKPLYQQTPHTKDLSHLTTEHQQNRQLPQPDLDEENYAAYTDDNELRQKHYFKAHYDYPTARQQQSKSHENSNSNTNNYNVNNNLNLNLKLNNKNMEEEENDDVDDDDDDHKHNLDHVNIEKCAKNCKQNQTKFPKDLTLTTESNNKKPHKNTQTNKHNSKSNNYYTPMSSASLTYNDDEDLDDDNDNDDDDDDDDD, encoded by the exons ATGTCGCTTGTAAAAAATGTTGCTGGTAAAAATATTGCAGCAACATGTCGCTGGTTGCAGCAGCATGTGTCtggtaaaaatgttgcagcaacatgtagCAACAGCATATTGATAAGAAAAATGtggcagcaacatgttgctggtgAAAATGTTGCCTCAACATCAC GTATTTCAtatacacaacaacaaaatatcaaaCCACTATTACACCAACAGAAGCAACAGCAAAACCAGCCCGCCGCCGACGACAGCAACCAGCCAGCTTCGTCAATATGGAAACCGCTTTACCAACAAACACCGCACACCAAAGATCTCAGTCATCTGACCACAGAACATCAACAAAATCGTCAACTACCACAGCCCGATCTAGACGAAGAAAACTATGCGGCCTACACAGATGACAATGAATTGCGACAAAAGCATTATTTTAAAGCTCATTATGATTACCCGACTGCCAGACAGCAGCAGAGTAAATCACatgaaaattcaaattcaaatactaataattataatgttaataataatttaaatctaaatttaaaacttaataataaaaatatggagGAGGAGGAGAATGATGAtgtcgatgatgatgatgatgatcacAAACACAATTTGGATCAtgtaaatatagaaaaatgtgccaaaaattgtaaacaaaaccaaacaaaatttccCAAAGATTTAACACTAACCACAGAgtctaataataaaaaaccacACAAAAATACCCAAACTAATAAACACAACAGTAAGAGTAACAACTACTATACTCCTATGTCTTCTGCTTCTTTAACATACAATGATGATGAGGATCtggatgatgataatgataatgacgacgacgatgatgatgatgacga CTAA